A stretch of Geoalkalibacter sp. DNA encodes these proteins:
- the mftF gene encoding mycofactocin biosynthesis glycosyltransferase MftF (Members of this protein family, MftF, are glycosyltransferases, members of PF00535 (glycosyl transferase family 2). The encoding gene is found as part of the mycofactocin cassette, in Mycobacterium tuberculosis, many other Actinobacteria, and occasional members of other lineages. Mycofactocin itself, a putative redox carrier, is a heavily modified derivative of the C-terminal Val-Tyr dipeptide of the mycofactocin precursor MftA (TIGR03969).) — protein MRYRLLPGVRIEESPSGLFLTAERPYRVLRINQRLAELARRGRETAVEAVGPGEGKIWETLVTQGLARREEEETAAEMTLRPRVSVVIPVLDRAEDLRKCLESLQQLDYPQECLEIIVVDDGSRDASPQVALEFGARLVPSGGSGRGPAAARNRGVAVATGEILAFIDSDCTASPEWLNELLPSFAEPDVAAVGGWVDGMNSRRALDRYERVMSSLNLGGRERNGKDGNDTFYLPSCNLLVRRTAFAIVEGFREDLHVGEDVDLTWRLRDCAYRIIYLPRGRVCHNHRSRLWPFMKRRFDYGTSEGILQSLHPQRRKKMLLPPGLCVALLLLMIGLATLKPAVLGACGAVLLLDGLATHAKLRRRGLRQGWMAVFKARLRAFSSLAYYLGYHLLRYYLLPIILLGIALPQAGLVFLLLGLWVLGVDYRLRRPELSPPGFALFYLLEQLSYGCGVFVGCWRQKNFASYVFEF, from the coding sequence ATGAGGTATCGTCTGCTGCCCGGCGTGCGCATCGAGGAATCGCCCTCGGGGCTGTTTCTGACGGCCGAGCGCCCCTACCGGGTGCTGCGCATCAACCAGCGCCTCGCCGAACTGGCTCGCCGAGGGCGCGAGACGGCGGTCGAGGCGGTCGGTCCCGGAGAAGGCAAGATCTGGGAAACCCTCGTCACCCAGGGACTCGCGCGGCGCGAGGAGGAGGAAACGGCGGCCGAGATGACTTTGCGCCCGCGCGTCAGCGTGGTGATTCCCGTGCTGGATCGCGCCGAGGATCTGCGCAAGTGCCTGGAGTCGCTGCAGCAGCTCGATTACCCCCAGGAGTGCCTGGAAATCATCGTGGTCGATGACGGCAGCCGCGACGCCTCGCCCCAGGTCGCCCTGGAGTTCGGCGCGCGCCTGGTGCCCAGCGGCGGCAGCGGCCGCGGACCGGCCGCCGCGCGCAATCGCGGCGTGGCCGTCGCCACCGGCGAGATTCTCGCCTTCATCGACTCGGACTGCACCGCCTCGCCCGAATGGCTCAACGAGCTGCTGCCGAGCTTTGCCGAACCGGATGTGGCGGCGGTGGGCGGCTGGGTGGACGGCATGAACAGCCGCCGCGCCCTGGATCGCTACGAACGGGTCATGTCGAGCCTCAATCTGGGTGGACGCGAGCGCAACGGCAAGGACGGCAACGACACCTTTTACCTGCCCAGTTGCAACCTGCTGGTGCGGCGCACGGCCTTCGCCATCGTCGAGGGCTTTCGCGAGGATCTGCACGTGGGCGAGGATGTGGATCTGACCTGGCGGCTGCGCGACTGCGCCTATCGCATCATCTACCTGCCTCGGGGTCGCGTGTGCCACAACCACCGCAGCCGCCTGTGGCCCTTCATGAAGCGGCGCTTTGACTACGGCACCTCGGAAGGCATTTTGCAGTCCCTGCATCCCCAGCGGCGCAAGAAGATGCTGTTGCCGCCCGGCCTGTGCGTGGCCCTGTTGCTGCTGATGATCGGCCTGGCCACCCTCAAGCCCGCGGTGCTTGGTGCCTGCGGCGCGGTTCTGCTGCTCGACGGCCTGGCCACCCACGCCAAGCTCAGGCGCCGCGGTCTGCGTCAGGGATGGATGGCCGTGTTCAAGGCGCGCCTGCGCGCATTTTCCAGTCTGGCCTATTATCTGGGGTATCATCTGCTACGCTATTACCTGTTGCCGATCATTCTGCTTGGGATTGCGCTGCCTCAGGCGGGACTGGTGTTTCTGCTGCTCGGCCTGTGGGTGCTCGGGGTCGATTACCGTCTGCGCCGGCCCGAGCTTTCGCCGCCAGGTTTCGCCCTGTTTTATCTGCTGGAACAGCTTTCCTATGGCTGCGGCGTGTTCGTCGGCTGCTGGCGGCAGAAAAATTTCGCCAGTTACGTCTTTGAATTCTGA
- a CDS encoding aldehyde ferredoxin oxidoreductase family protein, whose amino-acid sequence MDKIYRVNMTTLTTSVDACPAAWAGLGGRGLTSAIVAAEVPPACHPLGPNNKLVFAPGLLTGTPAANSGRLSAGAKSPLTGTIKESNAGGSAAQMFARLGIKALIIEGQPKDDAWYKLALSKDGVKIEKETALIGKGNFAVVEAVQAQKGKKVGVMTIGPAGEWRMKAANISVMDPDGKLRSHGRGGLGAVMGSKKIKYITVDPEGAPGVTLADPEKFKTAARTFAKALLDHPVSGEGLPTYGTNILINVLNEAGGLPTKNFRYGQFEGHDKISGETMHDIITERGGKTKHGCHAGCIIQCSQEYVDKSGVYVTSGFEYETIWGFGANCCIDNLDHIAEADHLMDDIGIDSIESAVIMGVAMEAGIVPWGDGPGVNRLLREEIGKGTPLGRILGNGAAEVGVAYGLTRVPVVKGQGIPAYDPRSVKGIGITYATSTMGADHTAGYSVATNILKVGGDVDPLKKEGQVELSRNLQIATAAVDSTGLCLFVAFPVLDIPEALTAIVEMINARFGLKLTGDDVTALGVSILKTEHAFNQAAGFTNAHDRLPEFFVSEPVPPHNAVWDFTDAEIDEFWNF is encoded by the coding sequence ATGGACAAGATTTATCGCGTCAACATGACCACTCTGACCACCTCCGTGGACGCCTGCCCCGCCGCCTGGGCGGGTCTGGGCGGCCGCGGCCTGACCTCGGCCATCGTCGCCGCCGAAGTGCCCCCCGCCTGTCATCCCCTGGGGCCCAACAACAAGCTGGTGTTTGCTCCGGGTCTTTTGACCGGAACGCCCGCGGCCAACTCGGGACGGCTCTCGGCCGGCGCCAAGAGCCCCCTGACCGGCACCATCAAGGAGAGCAACGCCGGGGGCAGCGCGGCGCAGATGTTCGCGCGCCTGGGCATCAAGGCGCTCATCATCGAGGGCCAGCCCAAGGATGATGCCTGGTACAAGCTGGCGCTCTCCAAGGATGGGGTGAAGATCGAGAAGGAAACCGCGCTCATCGGCAAGGGCAACTTCGCCGTGGTCGAGGCGGTGCAGGCGCAAAAGGGCAAGAAGGTGGGCGTCATGACCATCGGCCCGGCGGGCGAGTGGCGCATGAAGGCGGCCAACATCTCGGTCATGGATCCCGACGGCAAGCTGCGCAGCCACGGCCGCGGGGGTCTTGGCGCGGTGATGGGTTCGAAAAAGATCAAGTACATCACGGTGGATCCCGAGGGCGCCCCGGGCGTGACCCTGGCCGATCCCGAGAAGTTCAAAACCGCGGCGCGCACCTTCGCCAAGGCGCTGCTCGATCATCCGGTCTCGGGCGAGGGCCTGCCCACCTACGGCACCAACATCCTGATCAACGTGCTCAACGAGGCGGGCGGGCTGCCGACCAAGAACTTTCGCTACGGCCAGTTCGAGGGCCACGACAAGATCTCGGGCGAGACCATGCACGACATCATCACCGAGCGCGGCGGCAAGACCAAGCACGGCTGCCATGCGGGCTGCATCATCCAGTGCTCCCAGGAGTACGTGGACAAATCCGGCGTCTATGTCACCTCGGGCTTTGAGTACGAGACCATCTGGGGCTTTGGCGCCAACTGCTGCATCGACAATCTCGATCACATCGCCGAGGCCGATCATCTGATGGACGACATCGGCATCGACTCCATCGAGTCGGCGGTCATCATGGGCGTGGCCATGGAGGCGGGCATCGTGCCCTGGGGCGATGGCCCGGGGGTCAATCGCCTGCTGCGCGAGGAGATCGGCAAGGGCACGCCCCTGGGGCGCATCCTCGGCAACGGTGCGGCGGAGGTAGGCGTGGCCTACGGCCTGACGCGCGTGCCGGTGGTCAAGGGCCAGGGGATCCCGGCCTACGATCCGCGCTCGGTCAAGGGCATCGGCATCACCTATGCGACCTCCACCATGGGCGCCGATCACACCGCGGGCTATTCGGTGGCGACCAACATCCTGAAAGTCGGCGGCGATGTGGATCCGCTCAAGAAAGAGGGTCAGGTGGAGCTCTCGCGCAATCTGCAGATCGCCACCGCGGCGGTGGATTCCACCGGTCTGTGCCTGTTTGTCGCCTTCCCGGTGCTCGATATTCCCGAGGCGCTCACCGCCATCGTCGAGATGATCAACGCGCGCTTTGGTCTCAAGCTCACCGGCGACGACGTGACGGCGCTGGGCGTCTCGATCCTCAAGACCGAGCACGCCTTCAACCAGGCCGCGGGCTTCACCAACGCCCATGATCGGCTGCCCGAGTTCTTCGTCAGCGAGCCGGTGCCCCCGCACAACGCCGTGTGGGACTTCACCGACGCTGAAATTGACGAATTCTGGAATTTCTAG
- a CDS encoding MoaD/ThiS family protein — MKVLVKLFATFRNDRFKQAEKELPAGTSIRQVVAQLEIAEEALGMVMLNGRHVPLDTELHEGDTLSLFPLVGGG, encoded by the coding sequence ATGAAGGTTCTCGTCAAACTCTTCGCCACCTTCCGCAACGACCGTTTCAAGCAAGCCGAAAAGGAGTTGCCCGCGGGCACCAGCATCCGCCAGGTGGTGGCGCAGTTGGAAATCGCCGAGGAAGCCCTCGGCATGGTCATGCTCAACGGCCGCCACGTGCCCCTCGACACCGAACTGCACGAGGGCGACACCCTGTCCCTGTTTCCCCTGGTGGGAGGTGGCTGA
- a CDS encoding HesA/MoeB/ThiF family protein, translated as MKELLEFARARAQGDLVSWDTQEEAARRFGLSLAQVEALLLEAQLLPARYQRNRQGISTAQQLRLHRARVAVIGCGGLGGYVIEELARLGVGTIVAIDPDVFEEHNLNRQLLSAPARLGQDKTEAALARVAEINPAVTLVALKQALGRDNGAELLRGCALAIDALDSIRVRLELAEVCNRLDIPMVHGAIAGWYGQVFTQFPGEDYLQRIYAHGVDGKGAEKTLGNPSFTPALVASLEVTEACKLLIGVGEPLRGRKLLIDLLDMDLHVVPL; from the coding sequence ATGAAGGAACTGCTCGAATTCGCACGCGCGCGGGCCCAAGGCGATCTGGTGTCCTGGGACACGCAGGAAGAGGCGGCCAGGCGCTTCGGACTGTCCCTGGCGCAGGTGGAAGCCCTGCTGCTTGAGGCGCAGTTGTTGCCCGCGCGCTATCAGCGCAACCGCCAGGGCATCAGCACCGCCCAGCAGCTTCGGCTGCATCGCGCCCGCGTGGCGGTCATCGGCTGCGGCGGACTGGGCGGCTATGTGATCGAGGAACTGGCGCGGCTCGGCGTGGGCACCATCGTCGCCATCGATCCCGACGTGTTCGAGGAGCACAACCTCAACCGCCAGTTGCTCAGCGCCCCGGCGCGCCTCGGCCAGGACAAGACGGAAGCAGCGCTGGCGCGGGTCGCCGAGATCAACCCGGCGGTGACCCTGGTTGCGCTGAAGCAGGCCCTGGGCCGGGACAACGGCGCCGAATTGCTCCGGGGCTGCGCTCTCGCCATCGACGCCCTCGACAGCATCCGCGTGCGCCTGGAGCTGGCCGAAGTCTGCAATCGCCTGGATATCCCCATGGTGCACGGCGCCATCGCCGGCTGGTACGGCCAGGTCTTCACCCAGTTTCCCGGCGAGGACTACTTGCAGCGCATCTACGCCCACGGCGTCGACGGCAAGGGCGCGGAAAAGACCCTCGGCAATCCCTCCTTCACCCCGGCTCTGGTGGCGAGCCTCGAAGTCACCGAGGCGTGCAAGCTGCTCATCGGCGTGGGCGAGCCCCTGCGCGGCCGCAAGCTGCTCATCGACCTGCTCGACATGGATCTGCACGTCGTGCCGCTGTGA
- a CDS encoding ABC transporter permease, translating into MDFLLEALRAALVLIIHLDREVMVIAWTSLWTSATAILLATLIAAPIGLTVGAVPFPGRRGIRLLLNTFMALPTVVIGLFLFALLSRQGPLGPLGLLFTPWAMILGQTVLALPIVAHYMTTAVAGADARIIPTLQTLGAHPMQAAWHILREVRYGMLAAVVAGFGRVVAEVGAAMMLGGNIRNSTRTLTTAIALETSKGDFAFAMALGIILMTLALGVNFLLHTLQQR; encoded by the coding sequence GTGGATTTTCTCCTTGAAGCCCTGCGCGCCGCCCTGGTGCTGATCATCCATCTGGACCGCGAGGTGATGGTCATCGCCTGGACCTCGCTGTGGACCTCGGCGACGGCCATCCTGCTCGCCACCCTGATCGCGGCGCCCATCGGGCTGACGGTCGGTGCGGTGCCCTTTCCCGGCCGACGCGGCATCCGCCTGCTGCTCAACACCTTCATGGCCCTGCCCACGGTGGTCATCGGTCTGTTTCTCTTTGCGCTGCTCAGCCGTCAGGGGCCCCTGGGGCCCTTGGGCCTGCTGTTCACGCCCTGGGCCATGATCCTCGGCCAGACGGTGCTGGCCCTGCCCATCGTCGCCCACTACATGACCACCGCCGTGGCCGGCGCCGATGCGCGCATCATCCCCACCCTGCAAACCCTCGGCGCCCATCCCATGCAAGCGGCCTGGCATATCCTGCGCGAGGTGCGCTACGGCATGCTCGCCGCCGTGGTCGCCGGTTTCGGCCGGGTGGTCGCCGAAGTGGGCGCGGCCATGATGCTCGGCGGCAACATCCGCAATTCGACCCGCACCCTGACCACCGCCATCGCCCTGGAAACCAGCAAGGGCGATTTCGCCTTCGCCATGGCCCTGGGAATCATCCTCATGACGCTGGCACTGGGGGTCAATTTCCTGCTTCACACCTTGCAGCAGAGATGA